GAGGTGACCTGTGGCGATGGCGGAAGGCGGTGAGGTGGCCTGTGGCGATGTATCATGTGGCTTCTAGATCATGGGAAATAGGCTCATTTCAATATACAACGTTTATTTAAATGATTGCAATTAGCATatttctcaggtatctcaggtgtgctcacaGGTATCTCCTCCTCCTTGCTTAGGTATGACGTAACATTACGTTAGTTAAGTCCATGTGTTAACCTTAACAGACTTTAGTGGATATGCGCAGTTAAGGGGAATGCCTCctttgcatctcattatcactaaCGGCATTATATTTAATGCAATGCTCTTTCCGGGAGAAAACGGGACATAACGTTAAGCTATTAACCTTTGAAGATATGTAGTAAGGCTTAACGTTATGTTAGGTTAAGTTAAAGTTTTGTGGATCTGCCCCTAGCACTAACATTTCCTAAGCAATGCTAAACCTTTGCACATCTTAAATATCAATGGTTCTTAAGATGCGCGTAAcaccatttagtaaatctggGTTACTGCCATTGTAGTAACGTTAAAGCATCATTTACTGTTCCTAGCGACAAAAACCTTTTTAATCCTCTCTGAGAAAAATAATGTTGTACTGTACAAGTACATCTGCGCACTGCGAATATCTATACACTTTATTAATGCTGATGTACCTGTTAGTCCACACTCAAGGATAGAGCCACAGAGGTTGATTAAATCTGGGCTACTGACGTGACTTCACCTAAATAGGTAACGTCCGTTAGGATTTCCTGAGTGTAACGGGTACCCACAAAGTTAAAGAAATGCAAAACCAGCAGCCGTTAGTGATCACATTAGCATAGGGTTAACGCCAtgtgaagttagcactgccttgtgttatcttcaaataacatggcgttaagcctgtcTTACCCTAAGGTGACGTTACTCCCATCGAAACCCTGAgtaggtgtttaattaaagttaaaaaaaaaagggaagacaggagaggaaaagaacTCTGTAAATAACAATACGATAGTTAAATCCTACCCAACTGTGGTCTGACACTAAGCCataccctgtaacagacctatttcagggtcttgaTGCTGGCTCTGACTTAACGTCCGTTACGTCACATCCCTGCGTTAACGATAACAGAGCTCTGGGGATGTGCGTTGTTGGAGGGaacgcctcttttgcatatcgTTAGCACTAATGTCCGGTATAGTAACGCAAGGGCTCGTTACGGCTGAAAACTGAACTTACCGCATCGTAGGCCAAAACAGCCCAAATCTGGGGTGATATTGAGGCACTGTTGGTCTATATGAAAAAACACAACAGCCATATCcattcttttgtttttcttacatAGAAAGGTTTCCTTGCCAGCTCCACTTATAAGCCGTGCAAACAATCAGCCTGGGGGGTTACAGTATGTCTAGAAAGATGGTGCCTGGCTGGTTCTGCTCTATTGAAGAGCTTTCACAGATCAGCTGCACATATTCACATCACATGGCACCTGGTTCACTTCTTAAATCATTAACTGTAGACGTGCTCGTCCCCCTATATCCTAGACTGTATCCTCAATAATATCATAGTGGAGACTCACGGTTGTGGAAGGTGAATAAATCCAATCCTACTATTCACTTACCGCATCGTTACTGTGACGATCCCCGTTAGCACTCAAGGTGTTGTTAACTGAAGTTACCATCTCGTTACATCATTAACGGAGTTCTGCAGATCTACCCCTCAGGGAGCAACCCTGAAGAAGGTACACTAGATATTCTAGGTTTGCCACACCCTGCACACAAAATAATAATAGGCTACCAAATTTTGTTTCACCTCAGTATTGTGGGTTGTTACTTGCTGATGGAAGGTAATATTGCGTGTTATGCAATGGTTCTCTATTCACTAAGTAGAGGACGGTTTAGATAAGGGGTGCGTAAAGTTttgaccctgtgccccccctgccttctcaccTCCCGGCTCGCGTCCCCCCTCCTGCAAGgctgcggcatcaaatgacgttgcggggtgatgtgacgtcacgtgaccctgcagcgtcatttgatgcggtTTACGATGGCGACACGCTGCCGAAAGataaggtaggagaagctgcagaggcctcgcgcggtccccccggcccttcatttaagtgccttggggagagtgcgggacctctgtagccgccacgccccccactttgcacacccctggtttaGATGGTTGGAAGTGTGCAGTCATACTTAGCACTGCTTTATATGTCAGCAGGTTTATTTTTCAGAGTCTCTCTTAACGAATGAAAAATATGAGTGAATATAACCCATGTAAAAGCAGTTACACTAACTCTGTTTTTATCAATTGGTCAAGATTGCAAATATTGTCTTAGACCTCTTTGAAAATGTGGCCGAGTATAAGTGTAATGCTTCTCACCGTATTACCACATGTTCTCCATTCCTTTGCTAGGTCTAGCTGGGAGCTCCCTGATTTGAGGGAAGGGAGGGTGAAAGCCATCAGCGACTCAGACGGCGTGAGCTACCCATGGTATGGGAACACCACTGAAACTGTGACCTTGATGGGACCCACCAACAAGATCTCCAGATTCTCCGTCAGCATGAATGACAACTTCTACCCCAGTGTGACGTGGGCTGTACCCGTCAGTGAAAGCAACGTGCCCTTGCTCACCAGGATCAAGAGAGACCAAAGTTTTACCACCTGGTTGGTAGCTATGAATGCCACCACCAAGGAGAAGATCATTCTGCAAACTATAAAATGGAGGATGAGGGTGGATATTGAGGTGGACCCATCCCAGATGCTTGGTAAACGGGCCAAGCTGGCGGGGAGGACTCAGCAGGAGCAGCCAAGGATTTTAAGTCGCATGGAACCCATGCCACCCAATGCACTGGTAAAGCCCAATGCTAATGATGCACAGGTTCTAATGTGGAGACCCAAGCGTGGACAACCAGTGATAGTGATCCCTCCTAAATAGACCTACACTAGGATTTGGGGTATGTATTGAGTGACAATAGGACGTGAACAATTTTTGGAGATGCTTTCAACTTACAAAGACCACACAGAGGGTTACACGGCTACAGAAACTCTTTGCGGTGACTTTTGATTACTTACTGTACCACGAGCACTTTTGGAAGGCGTACAGAcattttatacattatatatattgatGTCAATCAACTAAAACAAATGGCATTTGCCATGAACATTTCATAGTGCCTGTTGCCAAACAGAAGTAAAAGCTCTAGGAAGACCCTCAGTTCAATGTCCAGAGACTTAAATGACTTCAATCTCCTTTACCCTCTTCTTATACCCACCACTGTGCTAGGTGCAGGTCAGGGAAAGATGAGATATGGCAAGGTCATCAGTTTGCACTTATGCACAGTGGGCTTAAACTCAAATGTGGAAGGTTCCAGGGGAGCTAAAGAGTAGGAGTCAAAGGGGGTGGGGTACTAAAAGTATTCAGTATTAGCCCACATTGTGAATACAACCATGGGGGGGGGGTCTACTTTTAAGATGTTTCACATGGATAATAGCAACTGGAAGAGTAGGGATACCATCATATAAAATCCTTCTAGTAGGTCCATTCACTTTCACTCTTAGTATACAATAAATCGGGGGTACccaatccagtcctcaagccccttccacaggtcaggttttcaagatatctcaACTTCAGCacgggtgactcaatcagaggctcagtcgaagctgAACACCCCTGCAATAAATGGTCAGCCACATTTAAATGCCTCCCTCTAAGTGGTCTGGAGGCAGCTATTTGGAAGGTAGCCTCGGGAACATATGATGCTGTTTGAAGGATAAGAGCATAAACCATATACAAGTATTTTCACTAGCTCTGGAATGTGTGCCACTAAATTTACGTGGCACAAAGAGAATTTCAAGAAAGTAGAAACGGTCAGAAATATTGCTAAATGGGCAAAGTTAGATACCAGCCTCACGACAGCAGAATCTCAGTCGGCGGAGGAAATCCAGTGGTCAACTTAGGCTGATCCTAGGCAGTAACAATGTATCActactttttacatttttttttaaccaaacccAGAGTGCTCATTTTCTGGTTATAGACGGTACCAGtttctttgtaaagaaaatgGGATTTATTTTATGAGAATTTTCACCCTTTCTGTTTTACTGAGCaaacgtttgaaaaaaaaaaatgccaacaTACATCCCTCTAGTTTACCAGCTTTCTTACAGGTAATGCTGCTGAAACGCCTGCAAGATCAATATAATTAAGAATTTCTTATCTCATTCTATTCTATTCAAGTCTATTATGATTCTATTTATTCATATTTGTATTGCCGGCTTTTAAGCAACGTTGTAGTAAGTAAGTAGTAAGTAACTAGTAAGAAAGTTTGGGGTCTAGA
Above is a genomic segment from Ascaphus truei isolate aAscTru1 chromosome 10, aAscTru1.hap1, whole genome shotgun sequence containing:
- the FAM78B gene encoding protein FAM78B isoform X1, with product MGCLQSLTCKSRIRRENITVYDVCATIDQCPTSIEENSPIVLRYKTPYFKSSARVVMPPLSRNETWVVGWIQACNQMEFFNIYSDLGMSSWELPDLREGRVKAISDSDGVSYPWYGNTTETVTLMGPTNKISRFSVSMNDNFYPSVTWAVPVSESNVPLLTRIKRDQSFTTWLVAMNATTKEKIILQTIKWRMRVDIEVDPSQMLGKRAKLAGRTQQEQPRILSRMEPMPPNALVKPNANDAQVLMWRPKRGQPVIVIPPK
- the FAM78B gene encoding protein FAM78B isoform X2, producing the protein MNYSTLLRTIKTAGSSWELPDLREGRVKAISDSDGVSYPWYGNTTETVTLMGPTNKISRFSVSMNDNFYPSVTWAVPVSESNVPLLTRIKRDQSFTTWLVAMNATTKEKIILQTIKWRMRVDIEVDPSQMLGKRAKLAGRTQQEQPRILSRMEPMPPNALVKPNANDAQVLMWRPKRGQPVIVIPPK